Proteins from a single region of Chrysemys picta bellii isolate R12L10 chromosome 9, ASM1138683v2, whole genome shotgun sequence:
- the LOC101952722 gene encoding magnesium transporter NIPA2-like isoform X1, whose protein sequence is MPFLLLHCCWWRCCLQSWAPGQQPPFYGCPALKARKKMILQPPIQQPYPILLPTSCPIKYLFHVQQSFMFQENTLQLELSLGLCGGHAQPSSLCESQCSSFLMQGAVMEGMSGRYDFYIGLGLALSSSIFIGGSFILKKKGLLKLASRGSIRAGQGGHAYLREWLWWAGLLSMGVGEAANFAAYAFAPATLVTPLGALSVLVSAVLSSYFLNEHLNVHGKIGCILSVLGSTVMVIHAPQGEEVSSLESMAEKLKDPGFIAFAVCVLVSSILLIFVAGPRYGRSNVLVYVLVCSAIGSLSVSCVKGLGITLKELFAGKQVLKEPLGWILLICLVICISVQINYLNKALDIFNTSVVTPIYYVLFTTAVMTCSAILFKEWQHMVLHNIIGTISGFLTIVSGIFLLHAFRDIPFTPDLLPLFLKQGRADLHTFWRGAEKHQSCLHQPLLGSEDIYKGSQSVEEEGESV, encoded by the exons ATGCCAttcttacttttgcactgctgctggtggcggtgctgccttcagagctgggcacctggccagcagccaccattctatggctgcccagctctgaaagcaagGAAAAAGATGATCTTGCAACCCCCCATACAACAGCCTTACCCTATCCTGCTCCCCACAAGCTGCCCTATAAAGTATTTATTTCATGTACAGCAATCTTTCATGTTCCAGGAGAACACCCTGCAATTGGAGCTTTCCTTAGGTTTGTGTGGTGGACATGCCCAACCATCTTCTCTCTGTGAATCTCAGTGTTCTTCCTTCCTTATGCAGGGGGCTGTGATGGAGGGCATGTCAGGTCGCTACGACTTCTACATCGGACTAGGCCTGGCTCTATCCTCAAGTATTTTCATTGGAGGAAGTTTTATACTAAAGAAGAAAGGGCTTCTCAAGTTGGCCAGCAGGGGCTCCATTAGGGCAG GACAAGGAGGTCATGCATACCTGAGGGAGTGGCTTTGGTGGGCAGGACTACTGTCCA TGGGAGTTGGAGAAGCAGCAAATTTTGCTGCATATGCCTTTGCCCCAGCAACACTAGTAACTCCATTGGGTGCATTAAGTGTTCTAGTCAG TGCAGTTTTGTCATCCTACTTTCTGAATGAGCACCTGAATGTCCATGGAAAGATTGGCTGCATCTTGAGTGTTCTGGGCTCCACAGTGATGGTAATCCATGCTCCACAGGGGGAGGAAGTATCCAGCctggagtcaatggcagagaAGCTTAAAGATCCAG GGTTTATAGCCTTTGCGGTGTGTGTGCTGGTGAGCTCCATTCTCCTTATCTTCGTGGCTGGGCCCCGTTATGGGCGGAGCAACGTTTTGGTGTATGTTTTGGTCTGCTCTGCCATTGGCTCGCTCTCAGTGTCCTGTGTCAAGGGCTTGGGCATCACACTGAAGGAGCTGTTTGCTGGGAAGCAGGTCCTGAAAGAACCGCTGGGCTGGATACTCCTGATTTGCCTGGTGATCTGCATCAGTGTCCAGATTAACTACCTGAACAAGGCCTTGGACATCTTCAATACATCTGTGGTCACACCTATCTACTATGTCTTGTTTACCACAGCTGTCATGACTTGTTCCGCCATCCTCTTCAAGGAGTGGCAACACATGGTCCTACACAACATAATTGGCACTATAAGTGGCTTTCTAACCATAGTCTCTGGCATTTTCCTTTTGCATGCATTCAGAGACATTCCCTTCACCCcagacctgctgcccctctttcTGAAGCAAGGAAGGGCAGACCTGCATACTTTTTGGAGGGGAGCAGAAAAACACCAGTCATGTCTACATCAGCCTCTTCTGGGCTCAGAGGACATCTACAAGGGTTCTCAGagtgtggaggaggaaggtgAAAGTGTGTAA
- the LOC101952722 gene encoding magnesium transporter NIPA2-like isoform X2 gives MIITETLQGAVMEGMSGRYDFYIGLGLALSSSIFIGGSFILKKKGLLKLASRGSIRAGQGGHAYLREWLWWAGLLSMGVGEAANFAAYAFAPATLVTPLGALSVLVSAVLSSYFLNEHLNVHGKIGCILSVLGSTVMVIHAPQGEEVSSLESMAEKLKDPGFIAFAVCVLVSSILLIFVAGPRYGRSNVLVYVLVCSAIGSLSVSCVKGLGITLKELFAGKQVLKEPLGWILLICLVICISVQINYLNKALDIFNTSVVTPIYYVLFTTAVMTCSAILFKEWQHMVLHNIIGTISGFLTIVSGIFLLHAFRDIPFTPDLLPLFLKQGRADLHTFWRGAEKHQSCLHQPLLGSEDIYKGSQSVEEEGESV, from the exons ATGATTATTACTGAGACACTGCAG GGGGCTGTGATGGAGGGCATGTCAGGTCGCTACGACTTCTACATCGGACTAGGCCTGGCTCTATCCTCAAGTATTTTCATTGGAGGAAGTTTTATACTAAAGAAGAAAGGGCTTCTCAAGTTGGCCAGCAGGGGCTCCATTAGGGCAG GACAAGGAGGTCATGCATACCTGAGGGAGTGGCTTTGGTGGGCAGGACTACTGTCCA TGGGAGTTGGAGAAGCAGCAAATTTTGCTGCATATGCCTTTGCCCCAGCAACACTAGTAACTCCATTGGGTGCATTAAGTGTTCTAGTCAG TGCAGTTTTGTCATCCTACTTTCTGAATGAGCACCTGAATGTCCATGGAAAGATTGGCTGCATCTTGAGTGTTCTGGGCTCCACAGTGATGGTAATCCATGCTCCACAGGGGGAGGAAGTATCCAGCctggagtcaatggcagagaAGCTTAAAGATCCAG GGTTTATAGCCTTTGCGGTGTGTGTGCTGGTGAGCTCCATTCTCCTTATCTTCGTGGCTGGGCCCCGTTATGGGCGGAGCAACGTTTTGGTGTATGTTTTGGTCTGCTCTGCCATTGGCTCGCTCTCAGTGTCCTGTGTCAAGGGCTTGGGCATCACACTGAAGGAGCTGTTTGCTGGGAAGCAGGTCCTGAAAGAACCGCTGGGCTGGATACTCCTGATTTGCCTGGTGATCTGCATCAGTGTCCAGATTAACTACCTGAACAAGGCCTTGGACATCTTCAATACATCTGTGGTCACACCTATCTACTATGTCTTGTTTACCACAGCTGTCATGACTTGTTCCGCCATCCTCTTCAAGGAGTGGCAACACATGGTCCTACACAACATAATTGGCACTATAAGTGGCTTTCTAACCATAGTCTCTGGCATTTTCCTTTTGCATGCATTCAGAGACATTCCCTTCACCCcagacctgctgcccctctttcTGAAGCAAGGAAGGGCAGACCTGCATACTTTTTGGAGGGGAGCAGAAAAACACCAGTCATGTCTACATCAGCCTCTTCTGGGCTCAGAGGACATCTACAAGGGTTCTCAGagtgtggaggaggaaggtgAAAGTGTGTAA
- the LOC101952722 gene encoding magnesium transporter NIPA2-like isoform X3 has protein sequence MEGMSGRYDFYIGLGLALSSSIFIGGSFILKKKGLLKLASRGSIRAGQGGHAYLREWLWWAGLLSMGVGEAANFAAYAFAPATLVTPLGALSVLVSAVLSSYFLNEHLNVHGKIGCILSVLGSTVMVIHAPQGEEVSSLESMAEKLKDPGFIAFAVCVLVSSILLIFVAGPRYGRSNVLVYVLVCSAIGSLSVSCVKGLGITLKELFAGKQVLKEPLGWILLICLVICISVQINYLNKALDIFNTSVVTPIYYVLFTTAVMTCSAILFKEWQHMVLHNIIGTISGFLTIVSGIFLLHAFRDIPFTPDLLPLFLKQGRADLHTFWRGAEKHQSCLHQPLLGSEDIYKGSQSVEEEGESV, from the exons ATGGAGGGCATGTCAGGTCGCTACGACTTCTACATCGGACTAGGCCTGGCTCTATCCTCAAGTATTTTCATTGGAGGAAGTTTTATACTAAAGAAGAAAGGGCTTCTCAAGTTGGCCAGCAGGGGCTCCATTAGGGCAG GACAAGGAGGTCATGCATACCTGAGGGAGTGGCTTTGGTGGGCAGGACTACTGTCCA TGGGAGTTGGAGAAGCAGCAAATTTTGCTGCATATGCCTTTGCCCCAGCAACACTAGTAACTCCATTGGGTGCATTAAGTGTTCTAGTCAG TGCAGTTTTGTCATCCTACTTTCTGAATGAGCACCTGAATGTCCATGGAAAGATTGGCTGCATCTTGAGTGTTCTGGGCTCCACAGTGATGGTAATCCATGCTCCACAGGGGGAGGAAGTATCCAGCctggagtcaatggcagagaAGCTTAAAGATCCAG GGTTTATAGCCTTTGCGGTGTGTGTGCTGGTGAGCTCCATTCTCCTTATCTTCGTGGCTGGGCCCCGTTATGGGCGGAGCAACGTTTTGGTGTATGTTTTGGTCTGCTCTGCCATTGGCTCGCTCTCAGTGTCCTGTGTCAAGGGCTTGGGCATCACACTGAAGGAGCTGTTTGCTGGGAAGCAGGTCCTGAAAGAACCGCTGGGCTGGATACTCCTGATTTGCCTGGTGATCTGCATCAGTGTCCAGATTAACTACCTGAACAAGGCCTTGGACATCTTCAATACATCTGTGGTCACACCTATCTACTATGTCTTGTTTACCACAGCTGTCATGACTTGTTCCGCCATCCTCTTCAAGGAGTGGCAACACATGGTCCTACACAACATAATTGGCACTATAAGTGGCTTTCTAACCATAGTCTCTGGCATTTTCCTTTTGCATGCATTCAGAGACATTCCCTTCACCCcagacctgctgcccctctttcTGAAGCAAGGAAGGGCAGACCTGCATACTTTTTGGAGGGGAGCAGAAAAACACCAGTCATGTCTACATCAGCCTCTTCTGGGCTCAGAGGACATCTACAAGGGTTCTCAGagtgtggaggaggaaggtgAAAGTGTGTAA
- the LOC101952722 gene encoding magnesium transporter NIPA2-like isoform X4, giving the protein MGVGEAANFAAYAFAPATLVTPLGALSVLVSAVLSSYFLNEHLNVHGKIGCILSVLGSTVMVIHAPQGEEVSSLESMAEKLKDPGFIAFAVCVLVSSILLIFVAGPRYGRSNVLVYVLVCSAIGSLSVSCVKGLGITLKELFAGKQVLKEPLGWILLICLVICISVQINYLNKALDIFNTSVVTPIYYVLFTTAVMTCSAILFKEWQHMVLHNIIGTISGFLTIVSGIFLLHAFRDIPFTPDLLPLFLKQGRADLHTFWRGAEKHQSCLHQPLLGSEDIYKGSQSVEEEGESV; this is encoded by the exons A TGGGAGTTGGAGAAGCAGCAAATTTTGCTGCATATGCCTTTGCCCCAGCAACACTAGTAACTCCATTGGGTGCATTAAGTGTTCTAGTCAG TGCAGTTTTGTCATCCTACTTTCTGAATGAGCACCTGAATGTCCATGGAAAGATTGGCTGCATCTTGAGTGTTCTGGGCTCCACAGTGATGGTAATCCATGCTCCACAGGGGGAGGAAGTATCCAGCctggagtcaatggcagagaAGCTTAAAGATCCAG GGTTTATAGCCTTTGCGGTGTGTGTGCTGGTGAGCTCCATTCTCCTTATCTTCGTGGCTGGGCCCCGTTATGGGCGGAGCAACGTTTTGGTGTATGTTTTGGTCTGCTCTGCCATTGGCTCGCTCTCAGTGTCCTGTGTCAAGGGCTTGGGCATCACACTGAAGGAGCTGTTTGCTGGGAAGCAGGTCCTGAAAGAACCGCTGGGCTGGATACTCCTGATTTGCCTGGTGATCTGCATCAGTGTCCAGATTAACTACCTGAACAAGGCCTTGGACATCTTCAATACATCTGTGGTCACACCTATCTACTATGTCTTGTTTACCACAGCTGTCATGACTTGTTCCGCCATCCTCTTCAAGGAGTGGCAACACATGGTCCTACACAACATAATTGGCACTATAAGTGGCTTTCTAACCATAGTCTCTGGCATTTTCCTTTTGCATGCATTCAGAGACATTCCCTTCACCCcagacctgctgcccctctttcTGAAGCAAGGAAGGGCAGACCTGCATACTTTTTGGAGGGGAGCAGAAAAACACCAGTCATGTCTACATCAGCCTCTTCTGGGCTCAGAGGACATCTACAAGGGTTCTCAGagtgtggaggaggaaggtgAAAGTGTGTAA